In Manis pentadactyla isolate mManPen7 chromosome 11, mManPen7.hap1, whole genome shotgun sequence, one DNA window encodes the following:
- the PLA2G4E gene encoding cytosolic phospholipase A2 epsilon isoform X4, whose amino-acid sequence MSTRSASHAAWSPAARTLPASTTPSTSSPRCRWRCPRASGAVGYKALTPGLCCCCAHKKKGPVCQPLDCLPDGQAVRLPVDESCELHMKSTPCPQTLDVRLGFSLCPAELEFLQKRKVVAAKGLKQVLQLEEDLQMDEVPLIAIMATGGGARSMTAMYGHLLGLQKLNILNCASYITGLSGATWTMANLYRDPNWSSKDLEPAVFEARRHVVKDKMPALFPDQLFKFQEELQQRSQEGYKVTFTDFWGLLIEACLGDEKNECKLSDQRAALCHGQNPLPIYLTINVKDDVSNQDFRGELRPPSPRLPKGLGACLGEEGPPDCFGLRLTSCPASSYAEWCEFSPYEVGMQKYGAFIPSELFGSEFFMGRLMRRIPESQMCYMLGLWSSIFSLNLLDAWNLSHTSEEFFHRWTRERVHDIEDEPLLPEVPKCDANVLDTTVVIPGSWVSNTFRNILTHRAFVSQFHNFLRGLQLHTDYVQNSHFSMWKDTVLDGFPNQLTQSVNHLCLLDTAFFVNSSYPPLLRPERKVDLIIHLNYCAGSQAKPMKQTCEYCSVQNIPFPNYELQEEEENLKECYLMENSQEPDAPIVIFFPLINDTFQKYKAPGVERSPEELEQGQVDIYGPKTAYATKELTYTEAAFNKLVKLSEYNILNNKDKLLQALRLAVEKKKRLKTQGPS is encoded by the exons ATGAGCACACGCAGCGCGTCTCATGCTGCCTGGAGCCCTGCTGCCCGAACCCTGCCTGCTTCCACTACCCCAAGTACTTCCAGCCCAAGATGCAGGTGGAGGTGCCCAAGAGCCAGTGGAGCTGTGGGGTACAAGGCGCTGACACCGGGG CTTTGCTGCTGCTGTGCCCACAAGAAGAAGGGCCCTGTCTGCCAGCCCCTCGATTGTCTCCCTGATGGCCAGGCAGTGAGGCTGCCTGTG GACGAGAGCTGTGAATTACACATGAAGTCTACACCCTG cccccAGACATTGGACGTGCGGCTGGGCTTCAGCCTGTGCCCGGCAGAGCTGGAGTTCCTGCAGAAGCGGAAGGTGGTGGCGGCCAAGGGGCTGAAGCAGGTGTTGCAGCTGGAGGAGGATCTGCAGATGGACGAG GTACCGCTGATAGCTATCATGGCCACTGGGGGTGGAGCAAGATCCATGACCGCCATGTATGGCCACCTGCTGGGGCTGCAGAAGCTGAACATCCTGAACTGTGCCAGCTACATCACCGGCCTGTCAGGGGCCACCTG GACCATGGCCAACTTGTACCGTGACCCCAACTGGTCCTCCAAAGACCTGGAGCCTGCTGTATTCGAAGCACGGAGGCACGTGGTCAAGGACAAGATGCCTGCCCTGTTCCCAGACCAGCTCTTCAAATTCCAGGAGGAGCTTCAGCAACGCAGTCAGGAAGGCTACAAAGTCACCTTTACAGATTTCTGGGGCCTGCTGATTGAGGCCTGTTTAGGGGATGAG AAAAATGAATGCAAGCTGTCAGATCAGCGTGCTGCTTTGTGCCATGGCCAGAATCCCCTGCCCATCTACCTCACGATCAATGTCAAGGATGATGTAAGCAACCAGGATTTCAGAG GGGAACTGCGGCCTCCCAGTCCCAGGCTCCCCAAGGGCCTGGGAGCCTGCCTGGGTGAGGAGGGACCACCTGACTGTTTCGGTCTGAGACTGACATCCTGCCCTGCCTCTTCTTATGCAGAGTGGTGTGAGTTCTCCCCCTACGAGGTGGGCATGCAGAAGTATGGGGCCTTCATCCCCTCTGAGCTCTTCGGCTCCGAGTTCTTCATGGGGCGGCTGATGAGAAGGATCCCGGAGTCCCAGATGTGCTACATGCTAG GTTTGTGGAGCAGCATCTTCTCCCTGAACCTGCTCGATGCCTGGAACCTGTCCCACACCTCAGAGGAGTTTTTCCACAGATGGACGAGGGAGAGAGTGCATGACATCG AAGATGAGCCACTCCTGCCTGAAGTCCCCAAATGTGATGCCAACGTCCTGGACACCACGGTGGTGATCCCAGGGTCGTGGGTGTCCAATACTTTCCGCAACATCCTCACCCATCGGGCCTTTGTGTCTCAGTTCCACAACTTCCTGCGGGGGCTGCAGCTGCACACGGACTATGTCCAGAACAGCCATTTCTCCATGTGGAAAG ACACGGTGCTAGATGGTTTCCCAAACCAGCTGACACAGTCCGTGAACCACTTGTGCTTGTTGGACACCGCGTTCTTCGTCAACTCCAGCTACCCGCCCCTCCTCAGGCCTGAGAGAAAAGTTGACCTCATCATTCACCTCAATTACTGCGCCGGGTCTCAGGCAAAG CCCATGAAACAAACCTGTGAGTACTGCTCCGTGCAGAACATCCCCTTCCCCAACTATGAGCtgcaagaggaggaggaaaatcTCAAGGAGTGTTACCTGATGGAGAACTCCCAGGAGCCTGATGCCCCCATCGTGATTTTCTTCCCACTCATCAATGACACCTTCCAAAAGTACAAGGCCCCAG gtgTGGAGAGGAGCCCCGAGGAGCTGGAGCAGGGCCAGGTTGACATTTATGGCCCCAAAACTGCTTATGCCACCAAGGAGCTGACTTACACAGAGGCTGCCTTCAACAAGCTGGTGAAGCTCTCCGAATACAACATCCTAAATAACAAGGACAAGCTCCTTCAGGCTTTGCGACTGGCAGTGGAGAAGAAGAAACGCCTGAAGACCCAGGGTCCCTCCTAA